In a single window of the Arthrobacter sp. StoSoilA2 genome:
- a CDS encoding ANTAR domain-containing protein, which translates to MRDLTALYPEANSVLGLPLALGKDASAALKFFAPATGLFTEEAIGEAVVFGDMAGQALRLTLRVIAANLLAQDLKAAMELRTPIDLACGMIMEQSHCTQEEAFNFLTTASQHRNQKVHDVADGIIKARTGSSGHITAHFQDRSCLAQRTHAAWAMRSSGPPTPKRRRCCRTGTARRRR; encoded by the coding sequence GTGAGGGACCTTACGGCCCTTTACCCGGAGGCGAACAGCGTGTTGGGTCTCCCGCTGGCTTTGGGCAAGGACGCCTCAGCAGCCCTGAAGTTCTTCGCCCCCGCGACAGGACTCTTCACCGAAGAGGCTATCGGCGAGGCCGTGGTCTTCGGCGACATGGCAGGCCAGGCTTTACGGCTCACCCTGCGTGTCATTGCCGCCAACCTGCTCGCCCAAGACCTGAAGGCCGCGATGGAGCTCCGGACGCCCATCGATCTGGCATGCGGAATGATCATGGAGCAAAGCCACTGCACCCAGGAAGAGGCCTTCAATTTCCTCACGACGGCCTCCCAGCACCGCAACCAGAAGGTTCACGACGTCGCTGACGGCATCATCAAAGCCCGTACCGGTAGCAGCGGGCACATCACGGCCCATTTCCAGGACAGATCCTGCTTGGCCCAAAGGACACACGCAGCCTGGGCGATGCGAAGTTCAGGTCCTCCAACGCCCAAGCGACGACGGTGTTGTCGAACGGGCACAGCTCGAAGGCGCCGTTAA
- a CDS encoding NAD-dependent succinate-semialdehyde dehydrogenase, whose translation MSISALIELELLDSVPTGLLINGQWRPAGSGKTFDVEDPATGKVLLSISDAGAEDGAAALDAAAAAQADWARTAPRERGEILRRAFELVTERAEDFALLMTLEMGKPLAEARGEVTYGAEFLRWFSEEAVRVSGRYSAAPDGKNRLLVQKKPVGPCLLITPWNFPLAMATRKVAPAVAAGCTMVLKPAKLTPLTSLLFAQVMQEAGLPAGVLNVIQSSRAGAVTGPLIKDDRLRKISFTGSTPVGQALIREAADKVLRTSMELGGNAPFVVFEDADLDKAVEGAIAAKMRNMGEACTAANRFIVHESIADSFAEKFAAKIGSLTTARGTEAESKVGPLIDGKARDGVHALVSEAVAGGATAVTGGAAVDGPGYFYQPTVLKNVAADARILQEEIFGPVAPIITFSTEDDAVRLANNTEYGLVAYVFTKDLNRGLRISERIETGMLGLNAGVISNAAAPFGGVKQSGLGREGGSEGIEEYLYTQYVGIADPYAD comes from the coding sequence ATGTCTATCTCCGCTTTGATTGAACTTGAACTACTCGATTCCGTCCCTACCGGCCTGCTGATCAACGGTCAGTGGCGTCCTGCGGGATCCGGGAAGACTTTTGATGTTGAGGACCCGGCAACGGGCAAGGTCCTGCTCAGCATTTCCGACGCCGGTGCCGAGGACGGCGCTGCCGCGCTCGACGCCGCTGCTGCCGCGCAGGCCGATTGGGCCCGCACCGCGCCGCGCGAACGCGGCGAGATCCTGCGCCGTGCCTTCGAGCTGGTCACCGAGCGTGCCGAAGACTTCGCCCTGCTGATGACCCTGGAAATGGGTAAGCCCCTGGCCGAAGCCCGTGGTGAAGTCACCTATGGTGCCGAGTTCCTGCGCTGGTTCTCCGAGGAAGCCGTCCGCGTGTCCGGCCGTTACTCCGCAGCTCCGGATGGCAAGAACCGCCTCCTGGTGCAGAAGAAGCCGGTGGGTCCTTGCCTGCTGATCACCCCGTGGAACTTCCCGCTGGCCATGGCCACCCGCAAGGTCGCCCCCGCTGTAGCTGCCGGTTGCACCATGGTTCTCAAGCCCGCCAAGCTGACACCGTTGACCAGTCTGCTCTTTGCACAGGTCATGCAGGAAGCCGGCCTGCCCGCTGGTGTGTTGAATGTTATCCAGTCCTCCCGGGCCGGGGCCGTGACGGGTCCGCTGATCAAGGATGACCGTCTCCGCAAGATTTCCTTCACTGGTTCCACCCCGGTGGGCCAGGCTTTGATCCGTGAAGCGGCGGATAAGGTCCTGCGCACCTCCATGGAGCTCGGTGGTAACGCCCCGTTCGTCGTCTTCGAAGACGCTGACCTGGACAAGGCTGTTGAAGGTGCCATCGCGGCGAAGATGCGCAACATGGGCGAGGCCTGCACCGCCGCGAACCGCTTCATTGTGCACGAGTCCATCGCCGATTCCTTCGCAGAGAAGTTCGCCGCCAAGATCGGTTCCCTGACCACCGCCCGCGGTACCGAGGCCGAATCCAAGGTGGGACCGTTGATCGATGGCAAGGCCCGCGATGGCGTTCACGCCCTGGTGTCCGAAGCCGTAGCAGGAGGCGCCACAGCAGTCACCGGTGGTGCCGCCGTCGACGGTCCCGGTTACTTCTACCAGCCCACCGTGCTGAAGAACGTCGCCGCTGACGCCCGCATCCTGCAGGAAGAAATCTTCGGACCGGTAGCGCCCATCATCACCTTCTCCACCGAAGACGACGCCGTTCGCCTGGCCAACAACACCGAATACGGCCTGGTTGCCTACGTCTTCACCAAGGACCTCAACCGTGGCCTGCGCATCAGCGAAAGGATCGAGACCGGCATGCTCGGCCTCAACGCCGGCGTGATCTCCAACGCCGCCGCACCGTTCGGTGGCGTCAAGCAGTCCGGCCTGGGCCGCGAAGGCGGCTCCGAAGGCATCGAAGAGTACCTCTACACCCAGTACGTAGGTATCGCGGACCCGTACGCCGACTAG